A single region of the Hippoglossus hippoglossus isolate fHipHip1 chromosome 17, fHipHip1.pri, whole genome shotgun sequence genome encodes:
- the si:ch211-284o19.8 gene encoding protein lifeguard 1, which yields MSDASDPEKSSPPPPPPYSYHQQPPPAYSTVPVMYCPTKTETTCISQPAPVYESFQDILPEIQSDTTPPIDSSAFDDKLVRRGFVRKVFSILTLQLVFTFSVVCVFTFSSVVKDAVQDNLWVFLSSVIIFGVVAITLAFCKSFRRLYPWNVVGLVVVTLSFSYMVGTMASFYDTEVVVITMGVTLAITVAIIAFSAQTRYDFTTCYGLLLILCVELIMFGFFAIFYSNIGAIAYGCLGALVYSLFLMFDCQLMMGAMSNRLDPEEYISAALTIYLDIVLIFLFLLGRR from the exons ATGTCAGACGCATCAGACCCAGAAAAGtcctcacctccaccacctcctccataCTCCTACCACCAGCAGCCACCTCCGGCCTACTCCACAGTCCCAGTAATGTACTGTCCAACCAAGACTGAGACGACCTGCATCAGTCAGCCTGCCCCTGTGTACGAGTCGTTTCAGGACATTCTCCCAGAAATCCAGTCAGACACGACCCCCCCCATAGACTCGTCTGCTTTTGACGACAAGCTGGTGAGGAGAGGGTTTGTCAGAAAG GTGTTCAGCATCCTGACTCTGCAGCTGGTCTTCACCttcagtgtggtgtgtgtgttcaccttctCCAGCGTGGTGAAAGACGCGGTGCAGGACAACCTGTGGGTCTTCCTCAGCTCCGTCATCATCTTTGGCGTGGTCGCCATCACCCTCGCCTTCTGCAAATCCTTCAGACGTCTGTACCCTTGGAACGTCGTGGGCCTG GTTGTGGTCACCCTGAGCTTCTCGTACATGGTGGGAACCATGGCCTCGTTCTATGACACCGAAGTTGTGGTCATCACGATGGGAGTGACGCTGGCGATTACTGTGGCAATCATCGCTTTCTCAGCACAG accCGTTATGATTTCACTACTTGTTACGGCCTTCTGCTGATCCTGTGTGTCGAACTCATCATGTTTGGATTCTTCGCCATCTTCTACTCCAACATCGGTGCTATCGCCTACGGATGTCTGGGAGCTCTGGTGTATTCACTG TTTCTCATGTTCGACTGTCAGCTGATGATGGGGGCGATGAGCAACCGCCTGGATCCTGAAGAGTACATCAGCGCTGCCCTCACCATTTACCTCGACATcgtcctcatcttcctcttcctactGGGGAGGAGGTGA
- the parp2 gene encoding poly [ADP-ribose] polymerase 2 isoform X2, with amino-acid sequence MRRTRSSRSQTQAAAEGGGGGGEVRTETVWQWKGDEGQWELYSPAACALLDSAVSSGETSVTLALGPGTPYEVDLKKMVQINPVTKYKRKIRSQTVKSESVTEASDSTALNGMTDQVKVEKEEEEEEEEEKPAAKRRKAQSKSQTKAKKPPKEEIKTEEVTRTLVMKGKAPVDPECKAKLGKAHVYCEGNDVYDVMLNQTNLQFNNNKYYLIQLLQDDSSKLYSVWLRWGRVGKVGQNSLTPCGGDLLKAKDFFKKKFLDKTKNDWEHRASFEKVAGKYDMVFMDYSTNEKEESTVSTVPKEKKISTLDVKIQSLLELICDLKAMEECVLEMKFDTRKAPLGKLTSEQIRAGYTALQRIEECLKKKGNNRLLLEACNQFYTRIPHDFGLKTPPIINTEEELKEKIALLEALSDIQIAVKMVQSSEGGDEHPLDRQYSSLQCKLQPLESGSDEFKVIEKYLLSTHASTHQDYTMSVLDMFSVDRDGESSSFISQLHNRTLLWHGSRLSNWVGILSKGLRVAPPEAPSTGYMFGKGIYFADMSSKSANYCFANQNNHVGLLLLCEVALGDSRELLDADYEAGNLPAGKHSTKGRGQTGPDPKNSVTLDGVTVPMGPGVKTGVGKNSVYSLLYNEFIVYNPAQTRMRYLLRIKFNYSSLW; translated from the exons ATGAGGAGAACCAGGTCGTCGAGGAGTCAGACTCAGGCAGcggcggagggaggaggaggaggaggagaagtccGCACAGAGACAG TGTGGCAGTGGAAGGGGGACGAGGGTCAGTGGGAGCTGTATTCGCCGGCCGCCTGCGCCTTGTTGGACTCCGCCGTCTCTTCGGGAGAAACCTCCGTCACGCTCGCCCTGGGACCGGGGACGCCCTACGAAGTCGACCTGAAGAAGATGGTGCAGATTAATCCTGTCACAAAATACAAGAGGAAGATTCGCTCTCAAACAGTCAagtcag AGAGTGTTACTGAAGCCAGTGACTCCACTGCTCTCAATGGGATGACAGATCAAGTTAaagtggagaaggaggaggaggaggaagaggaggaggagaaacctgCAGCTAAGAGGAGGAAGGCACAAAGCAAGAGTCAGACAAAAGCCAAAAAACCACCCAAAGAAGAGATAAAAACTGAAG AGGTCACGAGGACGTTGGTGATGAAGGGCAAAGCTCCGGTGGACCCTGAATGCAAAGCAAAACTCGGAAAG GCTCATGTTTACTGTGAAGGAAATGATGTTTACGACGTGATGTTAAACCAG ACAAATCTCCAGTTTAACAACAACAAGTATTACCtgatccagctgctgcaggacgacAGCTCCAAGCTCTACAGCGTGTGGCTGAGATGGGGCCGAG TGGGCAAAGTGGGTCAAAACAGCCTCACACCCTGTGGTGGAGATCTGCTGAAGGCCAAAGATTTCTTCAAGAAAAA GTTCTTGGATAAGACCAAGAATGACTGGGAACATCGGGCCAGTTTTGAGAAAGTGGCTGGAAAATACGACATGGTCTTCATGGACTACAGCACAAATGAAAAG GAGGAGTCCACAGTGAGCACCGTACCCAAAGAGAAGAAGATCTCCACGCTCGACGTGAAGATCCAGTCTCTCCTGGAGCTGATCTGTGACCTTAAGGCCATGGAGGAGTGTGTGCTGGAGATGAAGTTTGACACTCGGAAAGCTCCTCTCG GCAAACTGACCTCGGAGCAGATCCGTGCAGGCTACACCGCGCTGCAGAGAATCGAGGAGTGTTTGAAGAAGAAGGGCAACAACCGCCTGCTGCTGGAGGCCTGCAACCAGTTCTACACCCGCATCCCTCACGACTTTGG CTTGAAAACCCCCCCGATCATCAACacggaggaggagctgaaggaaaAGATTGCACTGCTGGAG GCTCTGAGTGACATCCAGATCGCCGTTAAAATGGTCCAGTCCAGTGAGGGCGGTGACGAACATCCTCTGGACAGACAGTACAGCTCCCTCCAGTGCAAGCTACAGCCTCTGGAATCCGGCAGTGATGAGTTCAAG GTTATAGAGAAATATCTGCTGTCCACTCACGCCTCCACCCATCAAGACTACACCATGAGCGTCCTCGACATGTTCTCAGtggacagagacggagagagcagcagcttcatctcacagctacacaacaG GACTCTGCTGTGGCACGGTTCCCGTCTGTCTAACTGGGTTGGGATCCTCAGTAAGGGGCTCCGAGTGGCCCCCCCCGAAGCCCCCTCCACCGGATACATG TTTGGTAAAGGGATCTACTTTGCTGACATGTCGTCAAAGAGCGCCAACTACTGCTTCGCCAATCAGAACAATCATGTTGGACTGTTGCTGCTGTGCGAG GTCGCACTCGGAGACAGTCGTGAGCTGCTCGATGCCGACTACGAGGCCGGTAACCTGCCAGCTGGTAAACACAGCACCAAGGGCCGGGGACAGACCGGACCTGACCCCAAGAACTCAGTCACCCT ggACGGTGTCACGGTGCCGATGGGGCCTGGGGTGAAGACGGGGGTGGGTAAAAACAGCGTTTACTCCCTCCTCTACAACGAGTTCATCGTGTACAACCCTGCTCAGACTCGCATGAGGTACCTGCTGCGGATCAAGTTCAACTATTCTTCACTGTGGTGA
- the parp2 gene encoding poly [ADP-ribose] polymerase 2 isoform X1, with protein MRRTRSSRSQTQAAAEGGGGGGEVRTETVWQWKGDEGQWELYSPAACALLDSAVSSGETSVTLALGPGTPYEVDLKKMVQINPVTKYKRKIRSQTVKSESVTEASDSTALNGMTDQVKVEKEEEEEEEEEKPAAKRRKAQSKSQTKAKKPPKEEIKTEEVTRTLVMKGKAPVDPECKAKLGKAHVYCEGNDVYDVMLNQTNLQFNNNKYYLIQLLQDDSSKLYSVWLRWGRVGKVGQNSLTPCGGDLLKAKDFFKKKFLDKTKNDWEHRASFEKVAGKYDMVFMDYSTNEKQEESTVSTVPKEKKISTLDVKIQSLLELICDLKAMEECVLEMKFDTRKAPLGKLTSEQIRAGYTALQRIEECLKKKGNNRLLLEACNQFYTRIPHDFGLKTPPIINTEEELKEKIALLEALSDIQIAVKMVQSSEGGDEHPLDRQYSSLQCKLQPLESGSDEFKVIEKYLLSTHASTHQDYTMSVLDMFSVDRDGESSSFISQLHNRTLLWHGSRLSNWVGILSKGLRVAPPEAPSTGYMFGKGIYFADMSSKSANYCFANQNNHVGLLLLCEVALGDSRELLDADYEAGNLPAGKHSTKGRGQTGPDPKNSVTLDGVTVPMGPGVKTGVGKNSVYSLLYNEFIVYNPAQTRMRYLLRIKFNYSSLW; from the exons ATGAGGAGAACCAGGTCGTCGAGGAGTCAGACTCAGGCAGcggcggagggaggaggaggaggaggagaagtccGCACAGAGACAG TGTGGCAGTGGAAGGGGGACGAGGGTCAGTGGGAGCTGTATTCGCCGGCCGCCTGCGCCTTGTTGGACTCCGCCGTCTCTTCGGGAGAAACCTCCGTCACGCTCGCCCTGGGACCGGGGACGCCCTACGAAGTCGACCTGAAGAAGATGGTGCAGATTAATCCTGTCACAAAATACAAGAGGAAGATTCGCTCTCAAACAGTCAagtcag AGAGTGTTACTGAAGCCAGTGACTCCACTGCTCTCAATGGGATGACAGATCAAGTTAaagtggagaaggaggaggaggaggaagaggaggaggagaaacctgCAGCTAAGAGGAGGAAGGCACAAAGCAAGAGTCAGACAAAAGCCAAAAAACCACCCAAAGAAGAGATAAAAACTGAAG AGGTCACGAGGACGTTGGTGATGAAGGGCAAAGCTCCGGTGGACCCTGAATGCAAAGCAAAACTCGGAAAG GCTCATGTTTACTGTGAAGGAAATGATGTTTACGACGTGATGTTAAACCAG ACAAATCTCCAGTTTAACAACAACAAGTATTACCtgatccagctgctgcaggacgacAGCTCCAAGCTCTACAGCGTGTGGCTGAGATGGGGCCGAG TGGGCAAAGTGGGTCAAAACAGCCTCACACCCTGTGGTGGAGATCTGCTGAAGGCCAAAGATTTCTTCAAGAAAAA GTTCTTGGATAAGACCAAGAATGACTGGGAACATCGGGCCAGTTTTGAGAAAGTGGCTGGAAAATACGACATGGTCTTCATGGACTACAGCACAAATGAAAAG CAGGAGGAGTCCACAGTGAGCACCGTACCCAAAGAGAAGAAGATCTCCACGCTCGACGTGAAGATCCAGTCTCTCCTGGAGCTGATCTGTGACCTTAAGGCCATGGAGGAGTGTGTGCTGGAGATGAAGTTTGACACTCGGAAAGCTCCTCTCG GCAAACTGACCTCGGAGCAGATCCGTGCAGGCTACACCGCGCTGCAGAGAATCGAGGAGTGTTTGAAGAAGAAGGGCAACAACCGCCTGCTGCTGGAGGCCTGCAACCAGTTCTACACCCGCATCCCTCACGACTTTGG CTTGAAAACCCCCCCGATCATCAACacggaggaggagctgaaggaaaAGATTGCACTGCTGGAG GCTCTGAGTGACATCCAGATCGCCGTTAAAATGGTCCAGTCCAGTGAGGGCGGTGACGAACATCCTCTGGACAGACAGTACAGCTCCCTCCAGTGCAAGCTACAGCCTCTGGAATCCGGCAGTGATGAGTTCAAG GTTATAGAGAAATATCTGCTGTCCACTCACGCCTCCACCCATCAAGACTACACCATGAGCGTCCTCGACATGTTCTCAGtggacagagacggagagagcagcagcttcatctcacagctacacaacaG GACTCTGCTGTGGCACGGTTCCCGTCTGTCTAACTGGGTTGGGATCCTCAGTAAGGGGCTCCGAGTGGCCCCCCCCGAAGCCCCCTCCACCGGATACATG TTTGGTAAAGGGATCTACTTTGCTGACATGTCGTCAAAGAGCGCCAACTACTGCTTCGCCAATCAGAACAATCATGTTGGACTGTTGCTGCTGTGCGAG GTCGCACTCGGAGACAGTCGTGAGCTGCTCGATGCCGACTACGAGGCCGGTAACCTGCCAGCTGGTAAACACAGCACCAAGGGCCGGGGACAGACCGGACCTGACCCCAAGAACTCAGTCACCCT ggACGGTGTCACGGTGCCGATGGGGCCTGGGGTGAAGACGGGGGTGGGTAAAAACAGCGTTTACTCCCTCCTCTACAACGAGTTCATCGTGTACAACCCTGCTCAGACTCGCATGAGGTACCTGCTGCGGATCAAGTTCAACTATTCTTCACTGTGGTGA
- the mettl17 gene encoding methyltransferase-like protein 17, mitochondrial, protein MAPLSCRVRVLCQGAGAFRRMSTAAQSQSEVDFLKGELHRKHPGVTNLKTLSLPEELQTAAKSIIHRAPVTRLPERTHSFANFLWSRKRAVEDVTLRRTAVSLERELWKKAMEKGGDIDEDALGDRIKRKVFSELKRTTYHWTALKYDEELCVVYMAARLAGGYAAVRRALNEIKKRDPSFAPQSLLDFGSGLGTVVWASHSHWAASLKEMVCVDSSAPMNILAERLLKGDDEQAQPHIQQVYFRQFLPVSPKVQFDLAVAAFTLSEIPGVKEREEAVFTLWRKTSSYLVLVENGTKEGHQILMEARDTLLKKQEKMVHDSRPASVFAPCPHELTCPKLSRELVVPCNFQQRYQPLPLPGHNDRQIEKFSYLILTRSGPLEAETEGVNWARLIAPVLRRTRHVHCRTCSPDGKLQHMVVTARKNSRDVYRCARNSDWGDQLPVVDKVEEDVQSDSES, encoded by the exons ATGGCGCcgctgagctgcagagtccGGGTCCTGTGTCAGGGCGCGGGGGCGTTCAGG agaatgagcacagctgcacagtcacagtcaGAGGTAGATTTCCTAAAAGGAGAGCTGCACAGGAAGCACCCAGGTGTGACCAACCTGAAAACTCTGAGCCTCCCTGAGGAACTCCAGACGGCTGCAAAGTCCATTATTCACA GGGCTCCGGTGACTCGGCTGCCCGAGCGCACACACAGCTTCGCTAACTTCCTGTGGAGCAGAAAACGAGCCGTGGAGGACGTGACACTGAGACGCACAGCGGTGAGCCTGGAGAGGGAACTCTGGAAGAAAGCAatggagaagggaggag atataGACGAGGACGCACTGGGAGACCGCATCAAGAGGAAAGTGTTCTCAGAGCTCAAGAGAACAACTTATCACTGGACGGCCTTAAA gtATGATGAAGAGTTGTGTGTCGTGTACATGGCGGCCCGGCTGGCCGGCGGCTACGCTGCGGTGCGGAGAGCTCTGAACGAG ATCAAGAAGAGGGATCCCTCCTTTGCTCCTCAGTCTCTTCTGGATTTTGGTTCAGGGCTGGGAACGGTCGTCTG ggcGTCCCACTCGCACTGGGCCGCCTCTTTGAAGGAGATGGTGTGTGTGGACAGCTCGGCTCCCATGAACATTCTGGCAGAACGACTTCTCAaag GCGACGATGAACAGGCTCAACCTCACATCCAGCAGGTTTACTTCAGACAGTTCCTCCCCGTCTCTCCTAAG GTGCAGTTTGATTTGGCGGTCGCAGCTTTTACTCTGTCGGAGATTCCTGGTGTGAAGGAGCGAGAAGAGGCCGTGTTCACCCTGTGGAGAAAGACCAGCTCGTACCTG GTGCTGGTGGAAAATGGGACCAAAGAGGGACATCAGATTCTTATGGAAGCCAGAGACACGTTATTAAAG AAACAAGAGAAGATGGTCCATGACTCCAGACCAGCGTCCGTGTTTGCTCCC tgTCCGCATGAGCTGACGTGTCCTAAACTGTCCCGAGAGCTCGTCGTCCCCTGCAACTTCCAGCAGAGGTACCAGCCCCTGCCTCTGCCCGGG CACAATGACCGTCAGATAGAGAAGTTCAGTTACCTGATTCTGACTCGCAGTGGCCCCctggaggcagagacagaaggTGTGAACTGGGCCCGGCTGATCGCACCGGTGCTGCGGCGGACGAGACACGTGCACTGTCGGACGTGTTCGCCCGACGGAAAACTGCAGCACATGGTGGTGACGGCTCGAAAAAACAGCAG AGATGTGTATCGTTGTGCTCGGAACAGCGACTGGGGAGATCAACTGCCGGTCGTTGATAAAGTCGAGGAAGACGTCCAGAGTGATTCAGAGTCATGA
- the sdr39u1 gene encoding epimerase family protein SDR39U1 produces MRVLIGGGSGFVGRELSRLLRDKGHEVTVISRQPGPGKITWGELESHGLPPCEGAVNLAGENIMNPLRWWNESYKKDLFSSRIDTTKALAEAIAASPTPPHSWVLVSGVACYKPSLTDQYTEDSEWTPFDLLSKLVKEWEAAALLPETVAKSTRQVVIRPGAVLGRDGGAMKQMLLPFWLGLGGTLGSGRQPFPWIHVSDLAGIIAHSLEPLADSPPPSTQVLNGVAPALNTNYEFTKELGRLLRRPTIFPVPGFVINGLMGSERAVILTQGQKVVPQRTLEAGFQYKYPDLTSALKEIVGS; encoded by the exons ATGAGAGTCCTGATAG GAGGAGGATCGGGCTTCGTGGGCCGGGAGCTGTCCCGTCTgctcagagacaaaggtcacGAGGTCACAGTGATATCTCGCCAGCCTGGTCCAGGGAAAATAACTTGG GGTGAGCTGGAGTCTCATGGCCTCCCACCATGTGAGGGTGCCGTCAACTTGGCTGGAGAGAATATCATGAACCCACTGAGATG GTGGAATGAAAGCTACAAAAAAGATTTGTTCTCCAGTCGCATCGATACGACTAAAGCTCTGGCTGAAGCCATCGCTGCTTCGCCCACTCCCCCCCACTCCTGGGTGTTGGTGTCGGGTGTGG CTTGTTACAAACCCAGTCTGACAGACCAGTATACAGAAGACAGTGAGTGGACGCCGTTTGACCTCCTCTCCAAACTCGTCAAAGAGTGGGAGGCGGCTGCGCTGCTTCCTGAGACGGTGGCAAAAAGCACCAGACAAGTCGTCATCCGGCCTG gGGCAGTGCTGGGTCGCGATGGTGGCGCCATGAAGCAAATGCTGCTGCCCTTCTGGCTCGGCCTCGGGGGAACCCTGGGGTCAGGGAGGCAGCCATTCCCTTGGATCCACGTCTCGGACCTGGCAGGAATCATCGCCCACTCCCTGGAGCCCCTCGCCGACTCCCCCCCGCCTTCTACACAGGTGTTAAATGGAGTCGCACCTGCGCTGAACACCAACTACGAGTTCACTAAAGAACTGGGCCGGCTTCTGAGGCGACCCACCATTTTCCCCGTGCCAGGCTTCGTCATTAACGGCCTGATGGGCTCAGAGAGAGCCGTCATCCTCACGCAGGGACAGAAGGTCGTACCTCAGAGGACGTTAGAGGCCGGGTTTCAGTACAAGTACCCGGACTTGACCTCAGCCCTGAAGGAGATTGTTGGGAGTTAA